The archaeon BMS3Bbin15 genome contains the following window.
TAGAGAATGTTCTTTTATGGGGCAGTGACCCTACCACACTCTACGAGGCTCTTACGAGGGAAGGTTCCATGACAGCTAATATGAATATTGAGCTTTTCAGAGTTCTTGAAACACTTGACATATTTCAAAATCTAAAGCCTGTCAGTGCAGAAACAGGTTATGGTATAGTTGATATCTACTCTCAGGTTCAGTTTATCTTCTTCGGTTCAGAAGATTTGAGTAAGGATTAATGTTGAGTGAGTCCTATCCTCCTGGATATCAATCTCTTCAAATCTTCAATACCTGTCCCTTTCTTTGCCGAGGTCGGCATGATTGTATCTCTATGTTCCTCCCAGTCTTCACCCAGACCAAGCCTTCTGCACAGATTGTCAAGAACCGCTTTTCGGTCTTTTGAACGAATCTTGTCAATCTTGTTGGCAGCTATGATCGGTTGCAGTCCAACTTCAGTTAGAAAGTCGAAAAGCTCTATTTCAAAAGGGATACTCTCTCTTTTTTCCCATCTTGCTGCTATATCTTCAAAAGCCACTATGTTTACGATTTCAATACCAAGGGCTATATCTTCGTTTTTTTCAAGATATTCAACTATAAAATCTTTAACCTTTTCCTGATAGTTTTTATCCACTCCTTTCATGAAGCCAAAGCCAGGCAGGTCCACAAGGGTGTAGCCTGCTTTGTAGGGTATGAATCTGGAAGCAAGTGTAACTCCTGGTCTCTTACCAACTTTTACTCTGGTTCCTGTTAAAGCTCTTATAAGAGAGGACTTTCCCACATTACTCCTTCCTACAATTACAATTTTATCTTTATCCATAAATATATTAAGTCACCCGAAAATAAAAATATGTTCCATGCGGAGTATGTTATAATGAAATCTTTTAAATGTGTATTCAGAGATGGTAAGGTTATAGTTAAGGATAGTAAATCTATCTCTGCATTAATTCAGAAGGGCTATGGAACTAAAGATGATAAAATCCTTGAGCTCTCTCTTGTAGAAGGGTTATACCTTATGGAAAAGGATAAAATCCAGTTAGAGTTCAAAGGTAAACTTATTAACTTTTCTGAATTTATTGATAATTTAAGTGAAGGTGAGTTTCTCCAGTATAAGGTTTACAAGGATTTAAGAGAGAGGGGTTATACTGTTAAAACAGGTTTCAAATTTGGTGCTCACTTCAGAATATATGAGAGGGGTGCTTTTTCTAAGGGTGAGCATTCAATAGAGCTTGTTCATGTACTCAATGAAAATTCAAGCTTTGATATGCATGAGGTGGCAGGGGCTGTGAGGCTTGCCCAGAGTGTTAAGAAAACTCTAATACTGGCTGTTGTGGACAATGAGGGTGATATTACATACTACAGAATAGAAAGGATAACCCCCTGAGAGCAGCAGAAGTTTTATATTATGCCAGTGTAAGAATTAAAATTGTCGGTGGAGATATTATGCTTATTCGAATTTTGGGTGGGTTGGATGTTGTTGTGGGGATAATATCTTTAATAGTTCTACTAAATTTTTATTCCTCTGTCACAACATTTTTCCTTTTCCTGCCGAGTCTGGTTCTTATAGCTAATGGTATCGTTCTGATTGCTGTCAGCTATTATGTTGGGGGGCCTTCAGTTAAAACTCCTGTGGTGCTACGGGAAAGGGAAAATATTTTTGTTGAGGATATGAAGGAGCAGGCAGGTTATTCCTTTAAGGGCACTGAAACTTCAGAGGTAAGGCACGAGTATATTGGAATGGAAGTTTACGACAGGTGGGGGAACTACTACGGCAGGGTTACAGACGTGGTTCTTGACAATTATGGAGGACTTATAGAATTTTATACAGTAAGAGGGAAAAATAAGAGCAAATTCAGGGCAAATGAGATTGAAAAAGTGGATGATGTTATTCTTCTGGGAATAGGATAACTATGAAGGGTGTGCTTTTTCTTTATATGGGAGCACCAGATTCTCCCGAAGCTATACAGCCTTTTCTATATAACCTTTTCAGTGACGATGCTATTATATCAATGCCTATGAATAAGCTTATGGCTTTTGTAATTTCCCGTCTCAGAGCAAGAAAGGTTAAAAGGAGGTATGAGCTTATTGGCGGTGCGTCCCCTCTTCTTAAAATTACATCTGAGCAGGCAGAGGCACTGGAGAAAAGGCTGGGCGTTCCCGTGTATGTTGGGATGCGCTACTGGAAGCCTTTTATCAATGAGGCACTTGACCGTGTTTTAAAAGCCGGGATTGACAAGCTTGTTGTTTTACCTCTATATCCTCAGTATTCCAGTACCACAACTGGTTCAGCTTTCAGTGAGCTTTCTTTGGCGCAGAGGAATAGGAAGCAGAAGCTTGTGATTACAAAAATAAAGAGCTGGCAAAGAAATGAGCTGTTTATTGAGGCTCTTGCAGAAAAGACTGAGGCTGCTTTAAATAATTTTGAGGCTGAGATTATATTTTCTGCTCATTCTCTTCCTGTGTCTATAATAGAGAAGGGTGACCCATATCAGAAACAGGTTAAAGAGACAGTGGAGGCTCTGGAGAGCAGGCTGGGAGTTAAGGGTACTATTGCCTATCAGAGTTCTGGTCCTGGAAGGTGGCTCAAACCTGAGATTAAGGAGGTTATTACCAGTATGGCTTCTGAAGGAAAGAAAAAAGTACTTGTTGCACCTGTAAGCTTTGTATCAGACCATATTGAAACTCTTTATGATATAGATATAGCTATGAAAAAATATGCTGGAAAGCTTGGAATTGAATTGAGAAGGACTGAGGCTCTGAACACTTCAGAAAGTTTTATACGTGCTCTTGAAAAGATAGTAAGGGATTCATTATGAAGAATATTGTGGTAATTGGCGGCGGGATTTCAGGGCTTACAACAGCTTTCTATATTAAAAAGTTATCCCGGGCTGCTGGTAGAGAGGTGACAGTTACTCTTTTTGAATCTTCTGGAAGAGTGGGAGGGAAAATATGGAGTGATAAACAGAATGGCTATCTCTGTGAGGTTGGAGCCAATGGTTTTCTTGATAATAAGCCATTTACACTTGAACTCTGTGACGAGCTTGGCATAGAGGATAAACTTCTACCCAGCAATGAAAATGCAAGAAGCAGGTTTATATATATTAATGGAAAGCTCAGGGAGCTGCCTTCCGGTACTCTGGGTTTCGTTTTTTCTGATATTCTCTCGTTGAAGGGTAAGCTTAGAATTGCCCTTGAAATTTTCACAAAGTCTGCAGAGGGGGAAGATGAGACTATAGCGGATTTTGTTAAACGCCATCTGGGTGAGGAATCACTCAGAAATCTTGTTTCACCCATGGTGAGTGGTGTCTTTGCCGGCGACCCATACAGGATGAGTCTAAAGAGCGCTTTTCCGGTTATGCATCAGCTTGAAAGGGAAGGTAATGGCAGTCTGATAAGGGCAGCTATAGGCAGAATGAAAAAGGCAAAGGAGATGAAGAAGAAGGCAGAGCTGGAGCAGAAAAAAAGAATATATAAATCCGGAGGTGCTGCTGGCCCCGGAGGAGT
Protein-coding sequences here:
- the engB gene encoding putative GTP-binding protein EngB, with product MDKDKIVIVGRSNVGKSSLIRALTGTRVKVGKRPGVTLASRFIPYKAGYTLVDLPGFGFMKGVDKNYQEKVKDFIVEYLEKNEDIALGIEIVNIVAFEDIAARWEKRESIPFEIELFDFLTEVGLQPIIAANKIDKIRSKDRKAVLDNLCRRLGLGEDWEEHRDTIMPTSAKKGTGIEDLKRLISRRIGLTQH
- a CDS encoding tRNA-splicing endonuclease subunit alpha → MKSFKCVFRDGKVIVKDSKSISALIQKGYGTKDDKILELSLVEGLYLMEKDKIQLEFKGKLINFSEFIDNLSEGEFLQYKVYKDLRERGYTVKTGFKFGAHFRIYERGAFSKGEHSIELVHVLNENSSFDMHEVAGAVRLAQSVKKTLILAVVDNEGDITYYRIERITP
- a CDS encoding PRC-barrel domain protein, which encodes MLIRILGGLDVVVGIISLIVLLNFYSSVTTFFLFLPSLVLIANGIVLIAVSYYVGGPSVKTPVVLRERENIFVEDMKEQAGYSFKGTETSEVRHEYIGMEVYDRWGNYYGRVTDVVLDNYGGLIEFYTVRGKNKSKFRANEIEKVDDVILLGIG
- the hemH gene encoding ferrochelatase produces the protein MKGVLFLYMGAPDSPEAIQPFLYNLFSDDAIISMPMNKLMAFVISRLRARKVKRRYELIGGASPLLKITSEQAEALEKRLGVPVYVGMRYWKPFINEALDRVLKAGIDKLVVLPLYPQYSSTTTGSAFSELSLAQRNRKQKLVITKIKSWQRNELFIEALAEKTEAALNNFEAEIIFSAHSLPVSIIEKGDPYQKQVKETVEALESRLGVKGTIAYQSSGPGRWLKPEIKEVITSMASEGKKKVLVAPVSFVSDHIETLYDIDIAMKKYAGKLGIELRRTEALNTSESFIRALEKIVRDSL